In Prunus dulcis chromosome 1, ALMONDv2, whole genome shotgun sequence, the following are encoded in one genomic region:
- the LOC117625036 gene encoding uncharacterized protein LOC117625036 yields the protein MNLNMSAMVRHPEFPELTCLKDLTLNVVASDRQSLLNLTKLIERSPFLHRFTLDLRWARVPCLRNLQKVNKCPHQCLKVVKFSGFVGSSIDTELAMYFTENAVALETFLVDLRKVVVEESTLLSEFVTTQKQLRAARKRALQIGKKLPPGTELIVL from the exons ATGAATCTGAATATG AGTGCAATGGTGAGGCACCCAGAATTTCCAGAATTAACTTGTCTCAAGGACTTAACATTGAATGTTGTCGCAAGTGATCGGCAAAGCCTCCTTAATTTGACTAAATTGATAGAGCGGTCTCCTTTCTTGCATAGATTTACATTGGat CTAAGATGGGCACGAGTGCCATGTCTGAGGAATTTGCAGAAGGTTAATAAATGTCCTCATCAGTGCCTTAAGGTGGTGAAATTTTCTGGGTTCGTTGGGTCTAGTATCGACACTGAGCTTGCCATGTACTTCACTGAGAATGCCGTTGCGCTTGAAACGTTTCTCGTCGATCTCAGAAAGGTTGTCGTTGAAGAATCCACTCTGTTGTCTGAATTTGTTACAACCCAGAAACAATTGAGGGCAGCAAGAAAGCGTGCTTTGCAGATAGGTAAAAAACTACCTCCAGGAACTGAGttaattgttttgtaa